One genomic segment of Chitinophaga parva includes these proteins:
- a CDS encoding NADPH-dependent FMN reductase: protein MTIAIVSGSTRTGRLSHNVSLVLAARLQLLTGQVPVMIDLAEYKIPLFEEVLQRQAEPCPDLQKVSTLLREADAMIFVSPEYNGSYTPALKNIVDSLGKREFARKVIGVVSVSSGILGGLRGALSMQQLVLAVWGIALPQMLLVPVVQDKVNHKAEFTDESFETKATDFLKEFIWLSSAVHAKKLLGEAL from the coding sequence GAGTACCCGAACCGGCAGACTTTCCCATAACGTATCGCTGGTGCTGGCTGCCAGGTTGCAGCTACTCACCGGCCAGGTACCGGTAATGATAGATCTTGCCGAGTATAAGATCCCCCTCTTTGAAGAAGTGCTGCAACGCCAGGCGGAGCCCTGCCCGGACCTGCAAAAAGTATCTACCCTGCTGAGGGAAGCAGACGCCATGATCTTCGTATCGCCGGAATACAATGGCAGTTATACACCTGCCCTGAAGAATATCGTAGACTCACTGGGTAAGCGTGAGTTTGCCCGCAAGGTGATCGGGGTGGTAAGTGTAAGTTCCGGTATACTGGGCGGCCTGCGGGGCGCGCTGTCCATGCAGCAGCTGGTGCTGGCCGTGTGGGGCATTGCCCTGCCGCAAATGCTCCTGGTACCCGTGGTGCAGGATAAGGTGAACCACAAGGCAGAATTTACCGATGAAAGCTTTGAAACCAAAGCGACTGATTTTCTCAAAGAATTTATCTGGCTCTCCAGCGCCGTACACGCTAAAAAGCTGTTGGGAGAGGCCCTCTGA
- a CDS encoding family 20 glycosylhydrolase codes for MFRHGLLLTTLLAAAGSGAAQATPPIDASRLQVRWEVVENHHAGQDQVLSAITLINKSKQALPASGWQLYFNFDRPILPGSATAHTVAEHVNGDAYKLKPDAGFQPVAPGDSVRMEFLAGAWSINFTDAPTGFFIVWDEEPAKGYTIKDFGIRPSTLPRQLLSGPNDKTGVLTPAMVYQQNAGIKDIPAEQLPKIFPTPAHYTENNGSFILDATTGITTDAAFNETAKALAAELAGLLGKAPVINGNAAKTISLRKNDLPHEAYNLEVTSSGVTISAGDDAGVFYGIQSLKSLMPAASWKGVQQRIALQNVSVSDTPRFAYRGFMLDVARNFHSKAEVERVLDVMALYKLNVFHFHLTDDEGWRLEIPGLPELTEIGGRRGYAPDPTDAQMLVPSYGSGPDVVNEAGSGYFTRKDFIEILQYAKARHIRVLPEIETPGHARAAVYSMTQRYRKLLAKDDIAGAHQYLLADPDDRSVYHSVQYWNDNVINVAMPSAYTFIGKVVDELKAMYQDAGATLTAVHMGGDEVPAGVWEKSPACQALMQKEGLKNVQDLWYYFYGHVNEVLHQRGLQLYGWEEVGMRKTHQQDGQDINIPNPDFVNSKMHLLVWNNVVGNGAEDLAYRLANAGYKVVLGGVANLYFDMAYAKTFAEPGYYWGGYVDVDKPFYYIPFDYYKNTKVDARNNPVAPGTFTGKDGLTAYGASNIEGLEGLLWSETITNDKRLEYMLLPKLLALAERSWAPNPAWATERDTARSEAMYAEAWSVFTNVLGKRELPRLDVYNKGYNYRVPPVGVITENGQTRANVQFPGMQIRYTTNGSTPTAKSALYTAPLPANGELQFRAFSSNGRTELENAPLKILPAPAQVSMPAVKQ; via the coding sequence ATGTTTCGCCACGGACTATTACTAACAACCCTGCTGGCCGCGGCCGGCAGCGGAGCTGCACAGGCTACCCCGCCCATAGACGCCTCCCGCCTGCAAGTGCGCTGGGAGGTAGTGGAAAACCACCACGCCGGCCAGGACCAGGTACTGTCTGCCATTACCCTGATCAATAAAAGCAAACAAGCCTTGCCCGCCAGCGGGTGGCAGTTGTATTTCAACTTTGACCGGCCCATCCTGCCCGGCTCCGCTACCGCACATACCGTTGCGGAACATGTGAATGGAGATGCCTATAAACTGAAGCCAGATGCGGGTTTCCAGCCGGTAGCTCCCGGCGATTCCGTGCGTATGGAGTTCCTGGCCGGCGCCTGGTCTATCAACTTTACAGATGCACCTACCGGCTTCTTCATCGTGTGGGACGAGGAACCTGCAAAAGGGTATACGATCAAAGACTTTGGCATCCGGCCCTCTACATTGCCCAGGCAGTTATTGAGTGGCCCCAATGATAAAACCGGCGTGCTCACGCCAGCCATGGTGTACCAGCAGAATGCCGGTATCAAAGACATTCCCGCGGAGCAGTTACCCAAGATCTTCCCCACGCCCGCGCATTACACGGAAAATAACGGCAGCTTCATATTGGACGCCACCACCGGCATTACTACGGACGCGGCTTTCAATGAAACTGCAAAGGCCCTGGCTGCAGAACTGGCAGGCCTGCTGGGCAAGGCACCTGTTATCAATGGCAATGCTGCCAAAACAATATCCCTGCGCAAAAATGACCTGCCGCATGAAGCCTATAACCTGGAGGTGACCAGCAGTGGTGTAACCATCAGCGCCGGGGATGACGCAGGTGTCTTTTACGGCATTCAATCCCTGAAAAGCCTCATGCCTGCTGCGTCCTGGAAGGGCGTGCAGCAGCGCATCGCACTGCAGAACGTGAGCGTAAGCGATACGCCCCGCTTTGCTTACCGTGGTTTTATGCTGGATGTGGCCCGCAACTTTCACAGCAAGGCAGAAGTGGAACGTGTGCTGGATGTAATGGCGCTGTACAAGCTCAATGTATTCCATTTCCACCTCACCGATGACGAAGGCTGGAGGCTGGAAATACCCGGCCTGCCGGAGCTCACCGAGATTGGTGGAAGACGTGGTTATGCCCCTGATCCTACCGATGCGCAGATGCTGGTACCATCTTACGGCTCCGGCCCTGATGTGGTGAACGAAGCCGGTAGCGGTTATTTTACACGCAAGGATTTTATTGAAATATTGCAATACGCAAAGGCCCGCCACATCCGCGTGCTACCGGAAATTGAAACCCCTGGCCATGCCCGCGCAGCGGTATACTCCATGACCCAGCGGTATAGAAAACTGCTGGCAAAGGATGACATAGCCGGTGCCCATCAATACCTGCTGGCAGACCCGGACGATAGATCCGTTTACCATTCCGTACAATACTGGAATGACAACGTGATCAACGTGGCCATGCCTTCTGCTTATACGTTTATCGGAAAAGTAGTGGACGAACTGAAGGCCATGTACCAGGATGCCGGCGCAACACTTACTGCTGTACACATGGGGGGTGATGAGGTGCCGGCCGGTGTGTGGGAAAAATCGCCCGCGTGCCAGGCACTTATGCAAAAAGAAGGCTTGAAAAATGTACAGGACCTCTGGTATTATTTCTATGGCCACGTGAATGAAGTGCTTCACCAGCGCGGCTTGCAGCTATATGGATGGGAAGAAGTAGGCATGCGCAAAACCCATCAACAGGATGGACAGGACATCAACATACCTAATCCTGATTTTGTGAACAGTAAAATGCACCTGCTGGTGTGGAACAACGTGGTAGGCAACGGGGCGGAAGACCTGGCGTACCGCCTGGCCAATGCCGGCTACAAGGTTGTACTGGGCGGGGTGGCTAACCTGTATTTTGATATGGCCTACGCCAAAACCTTTGCAGAACCGGGCTATTACTGGGGTGGTTATGTAGATGTGGACAAACCATTTTACTACATCCCGTTCGACTATTACAAGAACACGAAAGTAGATGCGCGCAATAACCCGGTGGCTCCCGGCACGTTTACAGGCAAGGATGGCCTCACGGCTTACGGGGCGTCTAATATTGAAGGGCTGGAAGGCCTGCTGTGGAGCGAAACCATTACCAATGACAAGCGCCTGGAATATATGCTGCTACCCAAGTTGCTGGCGCTGGCAGAGCGTAGCTGGGCGCCTAATCCTGCCTGGGCCACGGAGCGGGATACAGCACGTAGTGAGGCTATGTATGCGGAGGCCTGGTCTGTATTTACCAATGTGCTGGGCAAGCGGGAACTGCCGCGCCTGGATGTGTATAACAAGGGTTATAACTATCGCGTACCGCCGGTGGGTGTGATCACAGAAAACGGGCAAACCCGTGCCAATGTGCAGTTCCCGGGCATGCAGATCCGGTACACTACTAATGGCAGTACGCCTACGGCAAAGAGTGCTTTGTATACCGCACCGCTGCCGGCTAATGGGGAATTGCAGTTCAGGGCGTTTAGCAGCAATGGCCGTACGGAGTTGGAGAACGCGCCGTTGAAGATCCTGCCGGCGCCGGCGCAGGTGAGCATGCCGGCGGTGAAGCAGTAA
- a CDS encoding metallophosphoesterase — protein sequence MQTPMNNNNSRRKFLGNVALAGLASLWPVEKAMARARGTHTTADDTYRFITPPYLQRMTPRSVSIMWITSRNCYSWVEYGTNGQLDQHTHHETAGLIDANDHVHRIDLVNLQPNTTYQYRVCSKEITDFHPYKLQYGATITSETYTFKTFDDKAQSVSWLMLNDIHDRPASFAPLLALNNNAPQDFVFLNGDMFDFQTDEQQIIDHLLTPLTQTFASQQPFFYTRGNHETRGKFARQHAGYFACPGDRYYFSFTQGPVHFVVLDTGEDKLDDHVEYSGLVAFDNYRIEQARWLEQEINTPAFRKAKYRVVLMHIPPFNSGDAHGTLHCRELFNPLFNKGKVDLMICGHTHKYGVWPPTDEHHYPIIIGGGPKEGNRTLIRVNANGHSLDLSMLRDDGVEVGTYNIQRS from the coding sequence ATGCAAACACCGATGAACAATAACAACAGCCGCCGCAAGTTCCTGGGGAACGTGGCCCTGGCTGGGCTGGCCAGCCTGTGGCCGGTGGAGAAAGCCATGGCCCGCGCGCGTGGTACACACACCACAGCGGATGATACCTACCGCTTTATTACGCCGCCTTACCTGCAGCGCATGACGCCGCGCAGCGTGAGCATCATGTGGATCACCAGCCGCAATTGTTACAGTTGGGTAGAGTATGGCACCAATGGGCAACTGGACCAGCACACCCACCACGAAACGGCAGGCCTCATTGATGCCAATGATCACGTGCACCGCATAGACCTGGTAAACCTGCAACCCAATACCACTTACCAGTACCGTGTATGCTCCAAAGAGATCACGGATTTTCATCCCTACAAGCTGCAGTATGGGGCCACCATCACCAGTGAAACTTATACTTTCAAAACCTTTGATGATAAGGCACAAAGCGTGTCCTGGCTGATGCTGAACGACATCCACGACCGGCCTGCATCCTTTGCCCCCCTGCTGGCACTGAATAACAATGCCCCGCAGGATTTTGTTTTTCTCAATGGTGATATGTTCGACTTCCAGACAGACGAACAGCAGATCATTGACCACCTGCTCACGCCCCTCACGCAAACATTTGCTTCGCAGCAACCGTTCTTTTATACACGTGGCAATCATGAAACCCGTGGCAAATTTGCGCGCCAGCATGCAGGGTACTTCGCCTGTCCCGGTGACCGTTATTATTTTTCCTTCACACAAGGCCCCGTGCACTTTGTGGTACTGGATACGGGGGAAGACAAACTGGATGACCATGTGGAATACAGCGGCCTCGTTGCGTTTGACAATTACCGCATAGAACAGGCCCGGTGGTTGGAGCAGGAGATCAACACGCCTGCCTTCCGCAAGGCAAAATACCGCGTGGTGCTCATGCACATCCCGCCTTTTAACTCCGGCGATGCCCACGGCACCCTGCATTGCCGTGAATTGTTCAATCCTTTGTTCAACAAAGGCAAGGTAGACCTCATGATCTGCGGGCACACGCACAAATACGGTGTATGGCCGCCTACAGATGAACATCACTATCCCATCATCATTGGCGGCGGCCCCAAGGAAGGCAACCGAACGCTGATCAGGGTGAACGCAAATGGTCACTCCCTGGACCTTTCCATGCTGCGCGATGATGGTGTGGAAGTGGGCACTTACAACATACAACGTTCTTAG
- a CDS encoding RagB/SusD family nutrient uptake outer membrane protein, whose translation MKHQLKIAAGLVLLLCSCSKFLDRQPLSAISPANGFNTENELQLYVHSFYDPMFPNADNDNNGFTSLYNEDIDNMVKNSVADNVYGTRTVPNSAADGNWKWTNLRNINYFLANYTRGGIDTSIANKYAGQAHFFRAYFYTNMVQRFGDVPWYSTYLDISDTTQMTRPRDPRTLVMDSVLVDIDYAIAHLPATKDPGEVTKYTALALKARLCLFEGTFRKYHREFNLPDADRFLSQAADAAQTLMNLNVYKIYRTTAAVSYRDLFASLTPVTDEVILYRQYSNSLQKFHNVNYYTLTPSYGKPGMEKRLVNSYLMKDGSRFTDKPGYATMQFYDECQNRDPRLAQTIRTPGYKRINSTLTVPPMYNGTMTGYQIVKYVTSTADDAYTRNYNPLSIFRYGEVLLVYAEAKAELGTLTQDDVNKSIKLLRDRVDMPNLDLAAANANPDPYLASQYTNVTGANKGVILEIRRERRIELVMEGFRWNDLMRWKEGHLLTDVFKGAYFPGTGNYDLDGDGKVDLVIYTGTQPSGSGPQYLKLGTDIVLENGESGGNITVNANIPKKFREDRDYLYPIPTQELLLNQNLKQNPNWNQ comes from the coding sequence ATGAAACATCAACTGAAAATAGCCGCCGGGCTGGTACTGCTGCTTTGCAGCTGTTCCAAATTCCTGGACCGGCAGCCCTTGTCGGCCATCTCACCGGCCAATGGTTTTAACACGGAGAATGAGTTGCAACTCTATGTGCATTCTTTCTATGATCCCATGTTCCCGAACGCGGACAATGATAACAACGGCTTTACCAGCCTGTATAACGAGGATATTGATAACATGGTGAAGAACTCTGTGGCAGACAATGTGTATGGTACGCGTACAGTGCCCAACTCCGCTGCGGATGGCAATTGGAAATGGACCAACCTGCGTAACATCAATTATTTCCTGGCCAATTATACCCGCGGCGGCATAGATACTTCCATTGCCAATAAATATGCGGGACAGGCCCATTTCTTCCGCGCCTATTTTTACACCAACATGGTGCAGCGTTTTGGAGATGTACCTTGGTACTCCACTTACCTCGACATCAGCGATACTACGCAAATGACGCGCCCCCGCGATCCACGCACCCTGGTGATGGATTCTGTGCTGGTAGATATTGATTATGCCATTGCCCACCTGCCTGCCACCAAAGACCCCGGCGAGGTGACCAAATACACGGCCCTGGCCCTGAAGGCAAGGCTCTGCCTGTTTGAGGGTACTTTCCGCAAGTACCACAGGGAGTTCAACCTGCCGGATGCAGACCGCTTCCTGAGCCAGGCAGCAGATGCCGCGCAAACGCTGATGAACCTGAATGTGTACAAGATATACCGCACCACTGCCGCTGTATCTTACCGCGATCTCTTTGCCTCCCTCACCCCGGTTACGGACGAGGTGATCCTCTACCGCCAGTACAGCAACAGCCTGCAGAAGTTTCATAACGTGAACTACTATACGCTGACGCCCTCTTATGGTAAACCGGGCATGGAAAAACGGCTGGTGAACAGTTACCTGATGAAAGATGGCAGCCGCTTTACGGACAAACCCGGCTACGCCACCATGCAGTTCTACGATGAATGCCAGAACCGCGATCCCCGCCTGGCCCAGACCATCCGTACACCGGGCTACAAGCGTATAAACAGTACGCTCACCGTACCGCCCATGTATAATGGCACCATGACTGGCTACCAGATCGTGAAATATGTGACCAGCACCGCAGACGATGCCTATACCCGCAACTACAATCCCCTGTCCATTTTCCGCTATGGGGAAGTGCTGCTGGTGTATGCAGAAGCCAAAGCAGAACTGGGCACCCTGACCCAGGATGATGTCAACAAGTCCATCAAGCTGCTGCGCGACCGCGTGGATATGCCAAACCTGGACCTGGCTGCCGCCAACGCCAATCCCGATCCCTACCTGGCCAGCCAGTACACGAACGTAACGGGCGCCAATAAAGGTGTGATCCTGGAGATCCGCCGGGAGCGCCGCATAGAGCTGGTAATGGAAGGCTTCCGCTGGAATGACCTCATGCGCTGGAAAGAAGGCCACCTGCTTACTGATGTATTCAAAGGCGCTTACTTCCCCGGTACCGGCAATTATGACCTGGACGGAGACGGTAAGGTAGACCTGGTGATCTACACCGGCACGCAGCCCAGCGGCAGCGGCCCACAGTACCTGAAACTGGGCACAGACATCGTGCTGGAAAACGGCGAGAGCGGCGGCAACATCACTGTGAACGCCAACATCCCCAAGAAGTTCAGGGAAGACCGGGATTATCTTTATCCCATCCCCACACAGGAACTGCTGCTTAACCAAAACCTAAAGCAGAACCCTAACTGGAACCAATAA
- a CDS encoding SusC/RagA family TonB-linked outer membrane protein encodes MHYFYNVKKYGGIAALLLGFALPLHAQQSAQVKGSVVTDKGETLPGATIVVTTPSGRMVQNTSTNEKGLFVVSNLAADSSYDFSARYVGFVAEPIHHYLVRPGDKNALLIRMHATASNISDIVVVGYGTQKKVNLTGAVTQVGSEVLQDRPMSNIGTGLQGVIPNLNITFADGHPGATPKFNVRGYASVNNNSGTPLILIDGVPGNTAYLNPRDVESVSVLKDAASSAIYGARGAFGVVLITTKRSRQGKLRVNYGANFGIQRMTTSDDFITDGYDDITLVDQAFSRHNGTSYSGYNQDDYAALKARQTDKSLPSVTIQNRNGKDQYVYYASTDWWHWLFRNNLPSMEHSLDVSGGNEKVDYYVSGRYYQQKGMYSRNEDVFNNYNFRAKFNAHLTDWFTLSSNTQFAAQDYTYPGWGYNANYFNFSVHALAAYAPTNPDGTYSYRTYLNNYDIGNGIFADLQHGKTKGGTRNYDLQQTFGFDARLAKGLHLTGNYSYELTPYSDYQRRTMIPWSIYPGVVQYLGYDQLNDNSHLDQHHSLNLFATYETGFNLHHFKAIGGYNVELQRYKTNTGMRQNLLSEDLNQLDLGTGTQQAGGNAAEWALLGYFGRINYDYNDKYLLEVDGRYDGSSRFPADRRFGFFPSVSAGWRVSEEPFFKRVKQVVSSLKVRGSYGSLGNQAPGGATSTALLYPYVPVLSSSLSNWINNGVQVQTLSSPAPISPNFTWEKSATIDGGIDAAFLQDRLQASVDVYSRKTSDMLIPGKTVPAVFGATAPTQNAGDLVTKGWDLSLSWEDGGKIASKAFRYNFGVVLSDYTAKITKFDNPNKLLSNHYVGEQLGEIWGFGVDGFFKDDADIANYQVNQAYVNKQIQSSPGEWGKLHPGDMKFVDQPDPVTGKPDGIINQGQNTLANHGDLKRIGNKLPRYSFGVRMGFSWNNFDIAAMFQGIGKQNWYPGSEAGKFWGPYTRPYYSFIPKDFQSKIWTPEHPDSYFPLLRGYEALNSGGELYFANDKYLQNIAYVRLKNLTLGYNLPEGLVRRWKMQHLRVYATGSNLFTWTTLKTKYIDPEQVTPDAADQSGHEYPFFKSYTVGLNVTF; translated from the coding sequence ATGCATTACTTCTACAACGTCAAAAAGTACGGGGGCATAGCCGCCCTCCTGCTGGGTTTTGCCCTGCCACTGCACGCGCAGCAAAGTGCACAGGTAAAGGGCTCGGTGGTGACAGACAAGGGAGAAACCCTCCCTGGCGCCACCATCGTGGTAACCACCCCCTCCGGCCGTATGGTGCAAAATACCAGCACCAATGAAAAAGGCCTCTTCGTAGTGAGCAACCTTGCTGCCGACAGCAGCTACGATTTCTCCGCCCGCTACGTGGGCTTTGTCGCTGAGCCCATTCACCATTACCTGGTAAGGCCCGGCGACAAGAACGCACTGCTCATCCGCATGCACGCCACTGCGTCTAATATCAGTGACATCGTGGTAGTAGGTTACGGCACCCAGAAGAAAGTGAACCTTACCGGCGCCGTTACCCAGGTGGGCTCCGAAGTACTGCAGGACCGTCCTATGTCCAACATTGGTACCGGCCTGCAGGGCGTGATCCCCAACCTGAACATCACTTTCGCAGACGGCCACCCCGGCGCCACGCCCAAGTTCAACGTGCGCGGGTATGCTTCTGTGAATAACAACAGCGGTACACCCCTTATCCTCATTGACGGCGTACCGGGCAACACGGCCTACCTCAACCCCCGCGACGTGGAAAGCGTGTCTGTGCTGAAAGACGCCGCATCCTCCGCCATTTATGGTGCCCGTGGCGCATTTGGTGTGGTGCTCATTACCACCAAGCGCTCCCGCCAGGGAAAACTGCGGGTGAACTACGGTGCTAATTTTGGCATACAGCGCATGACCACCAGTGATGATTTTATCACGGACGGGTATGACGATATTACACTGGTAGACCAGGCCTTCAGCCGTCACAATGGTACATCGTACAGCGGGTATAACCAGGATGACTATGCCGCGCTGAAAGCGCGTCAGACAGATAAAAGCCTGCCATCTGTAACCATCCAGAACCGCAATGGCAAAGACCAGTACGTGTACTACGCCAGCACCGACTGGTGGCACTGGCTGTTCCGCAACAACCTGCCTTCCATGGAACACAGCCTGGATGTAAGCGGTGGTAACGAAAAAGTGGACTATTATGTGTCTGGCCGCTACTACCAGCAGAAAGGCATGTACAGCCGCAACGAGGATGTTTTCAATAACTATAACTTCCGCGCTAAGTTCAACGCCCACCTGACCGACTGGTTTACCCTGAGCAGCAACACCCAGTTTGCCGCACAGGACTACACGTACCCGGGCTGGGGCTACAACGCCAACTATTTTAACTTTTCGGTGCATGCACTGGCGGCTTATGCGCCTACTAACCCCGATGGTACTTACAGCTATCGCACGTACCTCAACAACTACGACATTGGCAACGGCATCTTTGCAGACCTGCAGCATGGCAAGACCAAAGGCGGCACCCGCAACTATGACCTGCAGCAAACCTTTGGCTTTGATGCACGCCTGGCCAAAGGCCTCCATTTGACGGGCAACTACAGCTATGAACTGACACCTTACTCCGACTACCAGCGCCGCACCATGATCCCATGGAGCATTTATCCCGGCGTGGTACAGTACCTGGGGTATGACCAGCTCAATGATAACAGCCACCTGGACCAGCACCACTCCCTGAACCTGTTTGCCACTTATGAAACAGGCTTCAACCTGCATCACTTCAAAGCAATAGGTGGTTATAACGTGGAGCTGCAACGGTACAAGACCAACACCGGCATGCGCCAGAACCTGCTCTCTGAAGACCTGAACCAGCTGGACCTGGGCACCGGCACACAACAGGCAGGCGGCAATGCCGCAGAATGGGCGCTGCTGGGCTATTTTGGCCGTATTAACTATGATTACAACGACAAATATTTACTGGAAGTGGACGGCCGCTATGATGGCAGCTCCCGCTTCCCGGCAGACCGCCGCTTTGGTTTCTTTCCCTCCGTATCTGCCGGCTGGCGCGTGAGTGAAGAGCCTTTCTTCAAGCGCGTAAAGCAGGTGGTCTCCTCGCTGAAAGTACGCGGTTCTTATGGCTCCCTGGGCAACCAGGCCCCCGGCGGTGCCACTTCTACGGCCCTGCTGTATCCGTACGTGCCGGTGCTGAGCAGCTCCCTGAGCAACTGGATCAACAATGGGGTGCAGGTGCAGACCCTCAGTTCCCCGGCGCCCATCTCTCCCAACTTTACCTGGGAAAAATCTGCCACCATTGACGGGGGCATTGACGCAGCCTTCCTGCAGGACCGCCTGCAGGCCAGTGTGGATGTGTATTCCCGCAAAACATCGGACATGCTGATCCCCGGTAAAACAGTGCCTGCCGTATTTGGCGCCACCGCCCCCACGCAGAACGCCGGCGACCTGGTGACCAAAGGCTGGGACCTGAGCCTGTCATGGGAAGATGGCGGCAAAATAGCCAGCAAGGCTTTCCGTTACAACTTTGGCGTAGTGCTTTCTGATTACACGGCAAAGATCACCAAGTTTGATAATCCCAATAAGCTGCTGAGCAATCATTACGTAGGTGAGCAACTGGGTGAGATCTGGGGCTTTGGCGTGGATGGCTTCTTTAAGGACGATGCAGATATTGCCAACTACCAGGTGAACCAGGCCTATGTGAACAAGCAGATCCAAAGCTCGCCCGGTGAGTGGGGCAAACTGCACCCCGGCGATATGAAGTTTGTAGACCAGCCAGACCCGGTCACCGGCAAACCTGACGGCATTATCAACCAGGGCCAGAACACCCTTGCCAATCATGGTGACCTGAAGCGCATTGGTAACAAGCTGCCCCGCTACTCTTTTGGGGTGCGCATGGGCTTTAGCTGGAACAATTTCGACATCGCCGCCATGTTCCAGGGCATTGGTAAGCAGAACTGGTATCCCGGTTCGGAAGCCGGTAAGTTCTGGGGCCCTTACACCCGTCCCTACTACTCCTTCATCCCGAAAGATTTTCAAAGCAAGATCTGGACACCGGAACACCCCGATTCCTACTTCCCCCTGCTGAGAGGTTATGAAGCGCTGAACTCCGGAGGAGAGCTCTACTTTGCCAATGACAAATACCTGCAGAACATTGCCTACGTGCGCCTGAAGAACCTGACGCTGGGTTATAACCTGCCCGAGGGCCTGGTGCGCCGCTGGAAGATGCAGCACCTGCGGGTGTATGCCACCGGCTCCAACCTGTTTACCTGGACCACACTTAAAACAAAATACATAGACCCGGAGCAGGTAACCCCGGATGCTGCAGACCAGAGCGGGCATGAGTATCCTTTCTTCAAATCCTACACCGTAGGCCTGAACGTCACCTTCTAA
- a CDS encoding FecR family protein — translation MQQIPDEQIEKFLQGQCDPAEAAAVAEYLQQHPEHPLLREAWAQTDGETALAGNASARMRAYVHTHTRPRKAFMYYVSRAAIAASLAIVVALGYNRFTQPATPVAQQAIKPAVKPAPAIQWAGLINRKGTPQQYTLPDSSVAILYPGSYIRYPLHMGRSTPGSNTRDVYLEGKGQFKVARNAGLPFTAYAKGIGVTALGTTFTLTTQQSSTTVRVQLLEGRVVVRSSQRNARLQAIYLHPGQECVVDDQLSNVQVTRSAGSSTIEVPKAPSTGNEGMALQPLSFSGERLDQVFDRIGRRFGVKIEYAQAGADQLAFTGTFLPTDDLETIINVICNIDDLTYQWQDNRIIIKKSN, via the coding sequence ATGCAGCAGATTCCAGACGAGCAGATTGAAAAGTTTTTACAGGGGCAATGTGATCCTGCAGAAGCAGCAGCCGTTGCGGAATACCTGCAGCAACACCCGGAACATCCCTTGCTCCGCGAAGCGTGGGCACAGACAGACGGTGAAACCGCCCTGGCGGGCAATGCATCCGCACGCATGCGGGCTTACGTGCACACACACACACGCCCCCGCAAAGCGTTCATGTATTATGTAAGCCGCGCCGCTATTGCCGCCTCGCTGGCTATTGTGGTGGCATTGGGGTACAACCGGTTTACCCAACCCGCCACACCGGTAGCACAGCAAGCCATAAAACCAGCCGTAAAGCCGGCACCTGCTATCCAGTGGGCCGGGCTTATCAACCGCAAGGGCACGCCGCAGCAATACACGCTGCCCGATAGCTCCGTGGCCATCCTGTATCCCGGCTCCTACATCCGTTATCCTTTGCACATGGGCCGCAGCACACCGGGTAGTAACACGCGCGATGTATACCTGGAAGGCAAAGGCCAGTTCAAAGTGGCGCGCAATGCAGGACTGCCCTTTACTGCTTATGCAAAAGGCATAGGCGTTACAGCGCTGGGCACCACGTTCACCCTCACCACGCAACAAAGCAGTACCACTGTGCGGGTACAACTGCTGGAAGGCCGGGTGGTAGTACGTTCCAGCCAGCGCAATGCAAGGCTCCAGGCCATTTACCTCCACCCCGGCCAGGAATGTGTGGTAGATGACCAGCTTAGCAACGTACAGGTAACGCGCAGCGCGGGCAGCAGCACCATCGAGGTACCAAAAGCTCCTTCCACCGGCAATGAAGGCATGGCGCTGCAGCCCCTGTCATTCTCCGGAGAGCGGCTGGACCAGGTGTTTGACCGCATTGGCAGGCGCTTTGGTGTGAAGATCGAATACGCGCAGGCGGGCGCAGACCAACTGGCATTTACCGGCACCTTCCTGCCCACAGACGACCTGGAAACCATCATTAACGTGATCTGCAACATTGACGACCTGACCTATCAATGGCAGGACAACCGGATCATCATCAAAAAATCAAACTAA